caagagcaatgcaagtactttctgagctcccgcaaaatcgggaaccCTTCCCACTTtgtccactttgttgggaagcaaacaatcattagcaaatcaagggaggacGTTAGGGAAATGCCGTTTTGGAAATGGTAATTGAaaagagattttaaagtcgatgataatcaggctacttcaTCTGTGTAGTGgatagggatgggcataattaaccgattaaccgatgattgatcattaaacatttagtcgaagaaattaattttcgccgacgaaccgttaaacaaaaacaaaacaataacttgaatgtaggttgttctgccttccatttaattccatgcctgagtttagtttctctcacgtaaatcctatggtgaataccgccacctagtggactttcccgcggtactgcgccttaagcgcaactctacttcctggttagttgcagccagttttttcaagtgttttctgccgtaaagccaccggacttcatctctcccgcaattaatatcttttcacacttgagccttggacaatatATGTCTGCAAGTGATCATTTTGTGTTGGATAttgtttgtaacgaaattgcTTTGCTATTTTGAGGTAAATTTCGATCTATTTGGCTCTAGAAATTATGTTTTCTTTGCCTGGAAATGTTGGCTAACCTCATTCTactttcggttagaaaatgacagggtgtactgtaattactgcaatgtgagatacaaatacagttaatcgaCAACGTCCATGATTTAGGCTATCacaccgcgcatccaagccttgtaaaagacggcggtgattcatctcaacatagcctcgcctcgatgtctgcaccgttatgtgccttcgttgttggctcgcaacttgaagcctccctcgtttgcacatttcaggtttaacttttcttgttaatcacttgacacttgtgttgttaataaaaaacaaatcctcaaagaaaaacatgatgtttttgatgtatttttgttatacaagagtatagggcatggtgggcctaaatgtgtgctgtttttaatatatttaatataaaaatgttaatggttaaccgattattaatcattaattctcccgacgatcgacgaagaaattttcaccgtatgcccatccctagtaGTGGATGCCCATTGCATTTGGCATATATGCTATATATTGTCCGCGTAGCAAGCgccaataaaacaacaacaaaacctacTCGCCTCGCCTTGCTTTGCAGGACCCTGAGGTGGCGTATTTATCTCCCTTACATACTTTTTAACTATCTGGTTCTGTGTTTGGATATTAGTTGTCTATTTTGTAcacgttgtactgtatgtgtgatactGCTTCAACACATGGATCTCCCCACTGTGGGATTATAATTGGCACACTTacttagcctagtaaaccagcgccacccgctggacggccacatttttggctgcgagtggtccAGCCTCACATCGTTGGAGTGGTCtaccaggcttgccaagaatctgggaaaccaatcacaacgcagagatttgttttgaatcaaagcaggtggGGTTTGACGGCGTGacgggagtgacgacgaagcttgcaacgttgggaaagcacatcaacgagaaagatagcactgattggtcagagcgccggcctgtgggcacaggcacggtttgaaagacaacaggttgttctcatcaacaattttcggatgtactattcattggggccagactaaattatacatccaatctcacatttaggctggtttatcaggctcaccgcgcgaatagaccaggcgcgatgcgattcaagcgacagagtgcagcagcaagcgatacgagcgattaaAGAGACTAGaatatgtccgtacaggcagaaggcaaggcattcaagcattcccattggctgtcgtcactgacctctatacaatcattggctgtcgcggtttgtcgccgaaccgcgtcatagaaagttgaaaggatttcaacttcaaactgtcacgctcgtcgcgcaaatcgctctacaccgcatttcacattattacgcaaatgacattttttgccgttttcctaaataatcaatagaaatgacagtcgtcataattttcaagtaatcggcgattagagtacaattcaaaagtttttgaatgaaccttccaatgataacggtatttttttaaataacaaaaaacttaaaatgcccaaaatgctctgttccaaattattacgcaaaacagttttgtagtgttgtaatacaaatttctttcttttttcccatttagatcaaaacagttggcatttggtaccttctaaattacatttcgatgttcaaaacttggtcataagctgtaactggaatgctgcgtttaacattgaagtcaatggcagggcattgcatgggagttatggaagcctagatatccttgatgctttgctctcagctgtttttgtttgtttggtctggtgacccacacttcactcttcaatatacccgtaaatttccatgccacgtgtaggtgctttggaggtgatgacattctaactcaccagacatagcatcccattcattttcaatggggttttatgtctggtgcgttagaatgtcatcacctcaaaagcatttgtgttgattatttggggaaactgcgaaaaatgtcatttgcataataatgtggaatgcggtgtagtctccagaatcgcttttgtcgcgcgactcaatacaaagtcaattacttccgtcactcgcctcgctcttgtcgcggtaggtgtatttctacGGTAATACTTACTAACTTAAAACCCTACTTACCTTCTCTTGCCTCGCCTTGCTTTGCAGGACCCCGAGGTGGTAACGGCCCCTCTGGCCGTGGAGTACGGCCCCATAGCGGAGGAAGAGGAGCGTGTAGCCCTGAACCCTGACGACCCCAcggccaccaccaacaccaccagcaccagcaacaCCAGCGCCCGCACCGCCGCGCAGGGCACACCAGAGGGCGCCGAGACGCCCCTCACCATCTGTGAGGAGCCCCTGCTGCtgcgaggaggaggtggaggaggaggcaagaTGATGGGGATGGAGGACCCCCTGTTAATGCCcggccaccacctccacccccaccaccagcaccatcccAACGCTCACCTCCACCaacctccctccaccaccaccacctccaacaccatcaccacctccacctccgatCCTGCCAAGCCTACGCCACAGCAGATGGTGGCCACCTCCCAGGCCCCTACGCCACAGCAACCGCAGCCCCAGCAGCCCCACACCaaaccccacctccctcctcctccactatcccacatctccctctcctcctcctcctcctccacctccaacaaCATCCCCACGCTGACCTCCTCGTCATCCTCGTTGGCAACGTCGTCGTCCTCCTCATCCTGCGTCACCCCGGGCAACGTGATGCCGTCGTCCACGTCCACGGCCACCGCCTCCGCGGACGGGGGACACGTCAACCTGGCGTTCACGCAGGCGCACTCGGGCGAGAAGGACGGCCACGGCGGCGTCGGTGTCACCGGCGGCAacagcggcggcggtggcgggggGAAGCCCACCAACCTGTGGAACCCCACCTACGGTTCCTGGTTcctacagcaacagcaacagcagcagcagcagcagcagcagaaacgacagcagcagcagcagcagcagaaacgacagcagcagcagcagcagctgaggcAGGTCAACATGGGACGAATCCCTGGGGAGGGGCAGGAGCACACAGgaggacctggaggaggaggaggaggcaggacaCTGGCGGAGCAGCGCGCtctccatcagcagcagcagcagcacaagcaGCAGCAGATTCATCAGTTCCAgctgcagcatcagcaccagcagcatCAGATGCAGCtacaccatcagcagcagcagcatcagcagcagcagcatcaaggaGGAGGAGGTATGGGGGGACTGTGTCCTCGCCCCCTCCTGCCTCCGccgccacctccctcctcctccgccggcGTCTCTGGCATCGGCATCCCATCATCATCCTCGTCCTCCCAGAATCCCCTGCTGCTGGATTCGGCCGCTCTGCTGCCGCCGGTGCCCCTGTACAGACTGCGCCGCTTCCCGTGCGGAAACATCGGCTACGGGTACCAGGAGCAAGGGTTGCCCCTGATGGACGCCGGTGGCCCCCCCAACATGGGGCcccccatgtccatgtccatgagcATGAGCATGCCCCCCCTGGCGccgccccagctccagccccaacagcctcagcagcaggttccgactcctcctcctcctccggcagGCGGCGGCGCTCCTCAGAGACCCcttggtgtcggtgtcggtgtcaaTCGCCCCGGCAacctgggaggagaggagagccgccCGCTCCTGGTTACCAAGGGAACGGTGGTGCAGGTGGACCCCAGGCTGCCGACGATGGAGGGCCACAACGCCACCGTACTTTAACCACATGCCTActgtcacatcacacacacacacgcaccaggctTGTaggaaattccgaattgaatgaatttgaattaaaaataatgccataatacgaacactaggtgatgGTGTTGTATGTATTCTCAATGGGTGGTCTAgattaaatgaaaagaaatgcaaggtaatgacaccacctagtgttcgtattatggcattgctttaaattcaaattcatccaattcggaatttcgtacaagcctgacacacacccCATCCCCTGCCCCCTGTATCACAGACCCTGTTGTCATCGTTGTCATCGTGTTCCAGCACTGTGccccctgcactgcactgttttGCCAAGATAAGAGGACTAGCCATGTTTCCTTTCTCTGTTCAACTCTCCCTAAGACACCCTACTCCCTAAACTCTAATCCCTACACCCTACTCCCTACACACGACTCCCTACGCCCTACTACCTACGCCCTTCAACTTATTCCCTACACCCTACACCCTTCAACCTACTCCCTATTCCCCACACCCTACACACGACTCCCTATTCCCTACACCCTACACACGACTCCCTATTCCCTACACCCTTCAACTTATTTTCTTGACCCTAGCCCATGGCCTACACCCTTCAACCTACACCCTTTGCCCTACACCCTATTTCCCTATTCCCCACACCCTTCTCCCTTCGCCCCACAACCTATTCCCTACACCCTTCAACTTATTCCCTTCGCCCTTCAACCTTCGCCCTACACCCTACACCCTTGACCCTAGCCCATGGCCTACTACAAGCAGAGGTGAGTCTTGTCACCAGCCTACCAGCTTGGGGTTGCCAAGCCACTATGGTGAGTGAACAACAAACTACAGTGGTGGCTGTGTTTGAGTTTGgctcaaatgttcattcctttggatTTTTGCTTTGGTTCCTCCAGACCAGGCGACAGTAGTGATGGAGCGCACCATCACTGGGGTTGTGGGTGTATTACTCGACCTGCTGTACCAATGAGCCTGGTTCCTATCCTATGGAGATGAGGAGGTCAAAGTTCACCGCTTGGTAACCCTAGAGACCCGGGTTTGAAGCCGGGTGGGGGTGTTGTGACTTCTTCTACTCCCTTTTGCTTACAACTACGTcttgtctcttttctcttcccccccacacaaaaacaaacaaacaaacaaacaaacaaagaaaaaaagatctAGCTCACACTGTTACGCTGATCGGGGACAAAGGGCATTGCGAATGGCCATCTGGAGAGACGTTTTATTGTCACTGGTGTTTTACGACAAATATTCAGGTCTACGTAAGAACACAGCTGGCTCACTGTCTGTGTCCCTCCCTTTTCGGCatactgctctacaaaggcaaagtgcagtaacaacatAACTTgcatttagactgaaaatggtcttaatTACACATCCTTGATCATATGACAAGTCCTTATGGTCTAAATGTGTACAGTTTTAAAGATACTGATTACTATCTGCAGTAAATACAATAACCTAATACCAGGGTTTTGAAGGTATTTTCTCTCAGTTTTAATGTATAtatggcatagttactgcacttttcctttgtagggcagcatacagGTACGTGGTCGAGTGAATGCCAAGAGAGCAGTGGTGTCGGGACACGAGAGGAGCCGTGACGGGAGGACGTTGTTTTTATTTTCAGGAAAGACCAAAATCTCGTGCTCTCTCACGAGGATGCAACCTGCGAAGCGGAAAGACTGCAGAGGCACTTTTATCTGtaaagttaaaaaaacaaaaaaaaacaaaaaaagacgacGACgacaatgaagaagaagaaatgtgTTTGTTGATATTGGCTTGCctgcttgtttatttatttcatttgttaaTTTATTGTTTGGAAGCTGTGTAAATTATTCAATGGTGCCACTCtcccatcattttttttctttttctcgttttgttttgtttaagctTTTCGGGACTTTAAAATCATAAATACATACAAAATTTTATTAAAATACTTCTAGCGTAATAGGGGCAATGCTGAATGGGAGAGCGTGAGAGCAGAGCAGGTGACAGCTAGCTACGTAATTCTAGTGAGGTGAGTTTATGCATCTTGCGGACGAGATGAGAGTCGGTGAGTCAGGGTCCATCGCTGGCcctggagtgcgtttctcgaaagtgtcgtTAGCTAATTAAGTTAGCGTCATaggctaactaagttagcaacttagcttggttgcaatgcaatttcccattggcaacctactaagttgctaactggttagcatcgatgctttcgagaaacggggtcctgtttCTAAAAAGAGTGTATTTTTGTGTACGTTCAGATAGCAAAACAATCACATTTTCATGAATTTCAACATATGTACATAGAAAtcattcaaagaaaaaaaacgatgTCTATTACTTTTGCTTGGTTCCTGGTTGTTCTGTCGCAAGCATTTGAGTAAGTATTCTATTCCGAGGCACACTTTATCAAACCATTACTTGTACTAATGTCTTAAAAAAAAGATCTCTTTTTCAACAGCCTAATTTTGACATTGTTGTGTAGTTGCCCTTTAAGCGTGTTTTAATATATCAGATATTGAGCTTACATATTTTTCATAATTTCACATTTTCTATTTATACATATAAATTATACATaattatatatagatatatataaatatacatttttaactgTCTGTTAAAAAGCTTTGACCtaatgcagagaaaaaaaaaatcacctgtTCCGTATCTGTTGAAATTCTCCTCATCCCAGCTGGTGGTTGCTGCGGTAACCACCAATCGAGAGACGACAACAACAAGGCCTTTTGAAACTCTGACGCCCCATTAAAGGAAATGCCAATTCGCCCCTTCAGACTCTCATTTCCTTGATGAGCAGCGCCTTGTTTTGAACAGTTTCTCTTTTTCTGCATCTGCGGTTCATTTATCCAGTCCCCATCACAGCCAGTAATGTCTCCTCTGGGTTCAGACTGCCACATGGCTgcacatgttcatgttttgtagaTGAGGATTAGGATCTCGACCACCCAGACACATTAAAATCAAGGATGAGgtatgaggaagaagaaggaggaatgGTGGCCTCCATGTACCGTACACATTTCAAAAGTTACTACCCCAAAGAGCCGTGTTTGACTTACGTGATGCGTGACGCAAACTGGGAGGTCATCAAAAGGTCATTGAAGAGGAAGACGTTTTGTTTTGCAGGTGATGCGAGGACATGCCGCTATTTGCTTTTTTATTCT
This is a stretch of genomic DNA from Engraulis encrasicolus isolate BLACKSEA-1 chromosome 19, IST_EnEncr_1.0, whole genome shotgun sequence. It encodes these proteins:
- the LOC134435138 gene encoding ALK tyrosine kinase receptor-like, which encodes MGRIPGEGQEHTGGPGGGGGGRTLAEQRALHQQQQQHKQQQIHQFQLQHQHQQHQMQLHHQQQQHQQQQHQGGGGMGGLCPRPLLPPPPPPSSSAGVSGIGIPSSSSSSQNPLLLDSAALLPPVPLYRLRRFPCGNIGYGYQEQGLPLMDAGGPPNMGPPMSMSMSMSMPPLAPPQLQPQQPQQQVPTPPPPPAGGGAPQRPLGVGVGVNRPGNLGGEESRPLLVTKGTVVQVDPRLPTMEGHNATVL